In Candidatus Nitronauta litoralis, one DNA window encodes the following:
- the queG gene encoding tRNA epoxyqueuosine(34) reductase QueG — protein MGIAPPDTREIMPRFDAWLKNGHQGTMDWLVRGRNKRADLNNVLPGIESVICLRTNYQTQTRQLDYLEDPATGDITCYGWNLDYHDIIEPRLKTLEAELQNLFPGCTTRRYVDTGPVPEKPLAEQAGLGWIGKHTNLLTEGVGSWYFLSEILIDVALPYSTPAENHCGPCTACIDICPTGAIIEPYVLDSRRCISYLTIENKGMIPLEFRKALGNRIYGCDDCQIVCPWNEDATVTPEPAFQERTGTKLLTELMLLDDVGFRERFRKSPVKRIKRRGLLRNVAVALGNSGDAGAIPVLKDALADDEPLIRAHVVWALGELLGAEAVSTIRFILTNETHPDVTEEIKRLSPTG, from the coding sequence ATGGGAATCGCGCCCCCCGACACGCGGGAAATCATGCCCCGTTTTGATGCCTGGCTAAAGAATGGGCACCAGGGCACTATGGACTGGTTGGTGCGCGGGCGTAACAAACGCGCAGATCTAAACAATGTGCTTCCCGGGATAGAGAGTGTGATCTGCCTGCGTACCAATTACCAGACGCAAACCCGACAACTGGATTATCTGGAGGACCCTGCAACAGGCGACATCACCTGTTATGGATGGAACCTGGACTACCACGACATCATCGAGCCGCGCCTCAAGACTCTGGAAGCCGAATTACAAAATTTATTTCCCGGTTGCACAACCCGGCGTTATGTAGATACAGGTCCGGTTCCGGAAAAGCCACTTGCAGAGCAGGCTGGACTGGGCTGGATCGGTAAACACACCAACCTTCTCACAGAAGGAGTCGGCTCCTGGTATTTCCTTTCAGAGATTTTGATCGATGTAGCACTCCCGTATTCAACTCCCGCCGAAAATCATTGTGGCCCCTGCACTGCCTGTATCGACATCTGCCCGACCGGAGCGATCATTGAACCTTACGTACTCGACTCACGCCGGTGTATTTCCTATCTCACTATTGAAAACAAGGGAATGATTCCTCTGGAATTCAGGAAGGCACTGGGCAACAGGATTTATGGCTGCGACGATTGCCAGATTGTCTGCCCATGGAATGAGGATGCGACAGTAACACCGGAGCCCGCTTTTCAGGAACGGACGGGGACCAAACTGCTCACCGAATTGATGTTGCTCGACGATGTCGGCTTTCGTGAGCGGTTCCGGAAAAGTCCGGTCAAACGGATTAAACGGCGGGGGCTGCTTCGCAACGTGGCAGTGGCGTTAGGAAACTCAGGCGATGCTGGAGCGATACCGGTACTTAAGGATGCTCTTGCCGATGATGAACCCCTCATCAGGGCACATGTCGTCTGGGCGTTGGGAGAACTATTAGGTGCAGAGGCAGTTTCAACAATTCGCTTTATCCTGACGAACGAAACCCACCCTGATGTAACCGAGGAAATAAAACGCTTATCCCCTACTGGCTGA
- a CDS encoding histone deacetylase, with product MAKTAYLYDPLYLEHETGQHPEHPSRLKSINKRLEASDLYGRLEKVVPQKAALEDISRIHDEGYAPMVQRSCEEGRMQLDGDTTISARSYDAALLSAGAGLKAVDLVVDGDADNAFCAVRPPGHHAEHDHAMGFCLFNNVAVAARYAQQVKGLERIFIFDWDVHHGNGTQHSFYSDPTVFYSSTHQYPFYPGTGAEDETGTGDGLGTTLNFPMRPYSSDEDYLGLVENRLIPHMHRFQPELIIISAGFDAHSDDPLANINLSAECFGKMTTMIRQAAEDLCGGRLISMLEGGYNLDALADSVHHHVEQLAADS from the coding sequence ATGGCGAAAACCGCGTACCTGTACGATCCATTATACCTTGAGCACGAAACAGGGCAGCACCCGGAACACCCGTCGCGCCTAAAATCGATCAACAAAAGGCTTGAAGCTTCAGACCTGTACGGTCGTCTTGAAAAAGTGGTTCCCCAGAAAGCGGCGCTGGAAGATATATCCCGTATTCACGATGAAGGTTATGCCCCCATGGTGCAGCGCTCCTGTGAAGAAGGTCGAATGCAACTGGATGGTGATACTACAATAAGCGCCCGTTCCTATGATGCCGCACTTTTGAGCGCAGGTGCCGGGCTAAAAGCCGTGGATCTGGTTGTCGACGGAGACGCGGACAACGCATTTTGCGCAGTACGTCCTCCAGGGCACCACGCAGAGCACGACCACGCAATGGGGTTTTGCCTGTTCAATAATGTTGCCGTCGCGGCGCGTTATGCACAACAGGTTAAAGGACTCGAACGGATTTTTATTTTCGATTGGGACGTGCACCACGGCAACGGCACCCAGCATTCATTTTATTCCGACCCAACCGTATTTTACAGTAGCACTCACCAGTACCCGTTTTACCCTGGAACCGGTGCGGAAGATGAAACAGGTACGGGCGATGGTTTAGGAACAACGTTGAATTTTCCCATGCGGCCATACTCCAGTGACGAAGATTATCTGGGGCTTGTTGAAAACCGACTGATACCGCATATGCACCGGTTTCAACCGGAATTGATCATTATCTCAGCCGGGTTTGATGCCCACAGCGACGATCCGCTGGCCAATATTAATCTCAGCGCTGAATGCTTTGGGAAAATGACAACTATGATTCGTCAAGCGGCCGAAGACCTGTGTGGTGGGCGGCTCATCTCCATGCTTGAAGGCGGATATAATCTCGACGCACTCGCCGATTCTGTGCATCACCACGTGGAACAACTGGCGGCCGATTCTTAA
- a CDS encoding glycosyltransferase family 2 protein, giving the protein MKLSIVIPVYNEKATLMELLRRVEEVDYEKEIIMVDDASTDGTRDILKNEVEGRSGVVVHYHERNRGKGAALRTGFKKVSGDIVIVQDADLEYDPKDYAVLIGPILDGRADVVFGSRFLGGPHRVLFFWHYVGNLFLTMLSNVMTNINLSDMETCYKVFKSEVLKDIKLTCNRFGFEPEFTAKIARKRFRIYEVPISYSGRDYSEGKKIGWKDGVAAIWFILKFRFFSK; this is encoded by the coding sequence TTGAAACTTTCGATCGTCATTCCGGTCTACAACGAGAAAGCTACCTTAATGGAATTGTTGCGGCGGGTGGAAGAGGTGGACTATGAAAAAGAAATCATCATGGTTGACGATGCTTCAACGGATGGAACGCGCGATATTCTAAAAAATGAGGTTGAAGGTCGAAGTGGGGTGGTGGTGCATTATCACGAGCGAAACCGGGGCAAAGGTGCTGCGCTTCGAACGGGCTTTAAAAAAGTAAGCGGAGATATTGTTATCGTGCAGGACGCGGATCTGGAATATGACCCAAAGGATTATGCGGTATTGATTGGTCCGATTCTGGATGGCAGGGCAGACGTTGTATTTGGTTCGCGCTTTTTAGGAGGACCGCACCGTGTTTTATTTTTCTGGCATTACGTGGGTAATTTGTTTCTCACCATGTTGTCAAACGTCATGACCAATATCAACCTCTCTGATATGGAGACTTGTTACAAGGTATTCAAGAGTGAGGTTTTGAAAGATATCAAGCTCACTTGCAACCGGTTTGGTTTCGAGCCAGAGTTCACGGCGAAAATAGCCCGGAAGCGGTTTCGAATTTATGAGGTGCCCATTTCTTATAGCGGGCGCGATTATTCAGAGGGAAAAAAGATCGGCTGGAAAGACGGCGTTGCAGCTATCTGGTTTATTCTGAAGTTCAGGTTTTTCTCTAAATAG